A stretch of Pseudomonas sp. 7SR1 DNA encodes these proteins:
- a CDS encoding SDR family NAD(P)-dependent oxidoreductase — translation MQIDNKIFLVSGGASGLGAATGEMLVKAGAKVMLVDLNADAVAAQAQALGCHSVVADISDEAAAEAAVKATVDAFGGLNGLVNCAGIVRAEKVLGKNGPHALASFSQVINVNLIGSFNLLRLAAAVIAETQANADGERGVIINTASVAAFDGQIGQAAYAASKGAIASLTLPAARELARFGIRVMTIAPGIFETPMMAGMTPEVRQSLAAGVPFPQRLGKPTEYAALVRHIIENSMLNGEVIRLDGALRMAAK, via the coding sequence ATGCAGATCGACAACAAGATTTTCCTCGTCAGCGGCGGTGCGTCCGGCCTCGGCGCGGCCACCGGCGAAATGCTGGTCAAGGCCGGTGCCAAGGTGATGCTGGTGGACCTCAATGCCGACGCCGTGGCCGCCCAGGCCCAGGCACTCGGTTGCCACAGTGTGGTGGCGGACATCAGCGACGAGGCCGCGGCCGAAGCGGCGGTCAAGGCCACGGTGGATGCCTTTGGCGGCCTGAACGGGCTGGTGAACTGCGCAGGCATCGTGCGCGCAGAGAAAGTCCTCGGCAAGAACGGTCCGCATGCCCTGGCCAGTTTCAGCCAGGTGATCAACGTCAACCTGATCGGCAGCTTCAACCTGCTGCGCCTGGCCGCGGCTGTCATTGCCGAAACGCAGGCCAATGCCGACGGCGAGCGTGGCGTGATCATCAACACCGCTTCGGTGGCTGCCTTCGACGGCCAGATCGGCCAGGCGGCCTATGCTGCCTCCAAAGGCGCCATCGCCAGCCTGACCCTGCCGGCAGCCCGGGAGCTGGCGCGCTTCGGCATCCGGGTGATGACCATCGCCCCCGGTATTTTCGAAACACCGATGATGGCCGGTATGACCCCCGAAGTGCGCCAGTCCCTCGCCGCCGGCGTGCCATTCCCGCAGCGGCTGGGCAAACCGACCGAGTACGCCGCGCTGGTCCGGCATATCATTGAAAACAGCATGCTCAATGGCGAGGTGATCCGTCTCGACGGTGCCTTGCGCATGGCAGCCAAATAG
- a CDS encoding FecR family protein: MNPAPCPEAREVARAAARWLAMMDVGDGKFDSAGLQRWRDSCAQHEAAWQKALRLRQRFAGVPPELGMATLDRPSLPRRDVLKRALGVAALVPAAWMLGRELPLQALRADLHTATGEQRRWSLVDGSVLQLNTDSAVDLDLKARRVLLVQGEMALKVAGDMPLTVQAPYGTITLRDGEVCVRLSQGSCQVSLLSGSAQLQPLHGLSLTLEKGQQVSLQAAGAGPVSAFDVAQLGWRDGVLVAQNQPLGDFLRELDRYRPGVLRWDQSLESLRVTGSFRLENTDRILALLAASLPLDVQMRTRYWVTLVPRKNIA; encoded by the coding sequence ATGAACCCGGCTCCTTGCCCCGAAGCCCGGGAAGTGGCCCGGGCGGCGGCTCGCTGGTTGGCCATGATGGACGTTGGTGACGGTAAATTCGATTCCGCCGGCCTGCAGCGTTGGCGGGACAGCTGTGCCCAGCATGAGGCGGCCTGGCAGAAGGCCCTGCGATTGCGTCAGCGATTCGCCGGTGTGCCTCCTGAGTTGGGCATGGCGACCCTGGATCGGCCATCCCTGCCTCGGCGCGATGTACTCAAGCGGGCCTTGGGCGTCGCTGCACTGGTGCCGGCCGCCTGGATGCTGGGACGAGAGCTGCCGCTGCAAGCCTTGCGGGCCGACTTGCACACCGCCACCGGAGAACAGCGGCGCTGGTCGCTGGTGGATGGCAGCGTATTGCAGTTGAACACCGACAGCGCCGTGGACCTGGATCTCAAGGCACGGCGAGTGCTTCTGGTCCAAGGCGAGATGGCCCTTAAGGTCGCGGGCGATATGCCGCTGACCGTCCAGGCACCTTATGGGACGATCACCCTCAGGGATGGCGAAGTCTGCGTGCGGTTGAGCCAGGGCAGTTGCCAGGTGTCGTTGCTCAGCGGTTCAGCGCAACTGCAGCCGCTGCATGGGCTGTCGCTGACGTTGGAGAAAGGCCAGCAGGTCAGTTTACAGGCCGCCGGCGCAGGGCCTGTGAGTGCCTTCGATGTGGCTCAGTTGGGCTGGCGCGACGGCGTGCTGGTGGCGCAGAACCAGCCGTTGGGGGATTTTCTGCGAGAGCTGGACCGTTATCGTCCGGGCGTGTTGCGTTGGGACCAGAGCCTGGAGTCGCTACGGGTGACCGGGAGCTTTCGCCTGGAAAACACCGATCGGATCCTTGCGCTGCTGGCGGCCAGCCTGCCGTTGGATGTGCAAATGCGCACCCGGTACTGGGTCACGCTGGTCCCTCGTAAAAATATCGCCTGA
- a CDS encoding TetR/AcrR family transcriptional regulator, protein MNEIISNDTRDIILDVAEKLIYKSGIAATGMDLLVKTAGVSRKSVYRYFANKDDLIVAALKRRDERWMHWFSTEVDKAPTPAARLSNLFTVLKAWFQSEGFRGCAFINTSGETGDPQDPVRLVAKLHKQKLLDYVTRLCTEQGVEHPDALARQLLILIDGAITVALVMGDHSAADDAQDMLHTLLLEKKQ, encoded by the coding sequence ATGAATGAAATCATTAGCAATGACACACGAGACATCATCCTCGATGTCGCCGAAAAGTTGATCTATAAAAGTGGCATCGCGGCCACCGGCATGGATCTGCTGGTGAAAACCGCCGGCGTCTCCAGGAAAAGCGTTTATCGCTACTTCGCCAACAAGGACGACCTGATCGTGGCCGCCCTCAAGCGACGGGACGAACGCTGGATGCACTGGTTCAGCACCGAGGTCGACAAGGCCCCGACCCCGGCCGCACGCCTGTCCAACCTGTTCACCGTGCTCAAGGCCTGGTTCCAGAGCGAGGGCTTTCGCGGCTGTGCGTTCATCAATACCAGCGGCGAAACCGGCGACCCGCAAGACCCGGTCCGCCTGGTGGCGAAGCTGCATAAACAGAAACTGCTCGACTACGTCACCCGACTTTGCACCGAACAAGGCGTCGAGCACCCGGACGCCCTGGCCCGGCAGCTGCTGATCCTGATTGATGGCGCCATTACGGTCGCGCTGGTCATGGGCGATCACAGTGCCGCCGATGATGCCCAGGACATGCTGCACACGTTGTTGTTGGAAAAGAAGCAATAA
- a CDS encoding nuclear transport factor 2 family protein — protein MSSCAEVRPPLPPFTRESAIEKVRLAEDGWNSRDPQRVSLAYTLDTQWRNRAEFAHNREEAKAFLTRKWDKELDYRLIKELWAFTDNRIAVRYAYEWHDDSGNWFRSYGNENWEFDEQGLMSNRYACINDMPIKESERKFHWPLGRRPDDHPGLSELGL, from the coding sequence ATGTCATCTTGCGCTGAAGTTCGTCCACCGTTGCCGCCCTTTACCCGTGAATCGGCCATCGAGAAAGTCCGCCTGGCCGAGGATGGCTGGAATTCCCGTGACCCGCAGCGGGTATCCCTGGCCTATACCCTGGATACCCAATGGCGCAACCGCGCCGAGTTCGCCCATAACCGGGAAGAAGCCAAGGCATTCCTGACGCGCAAATGGGACAAGGAACTGGATTACCGCCTGATCAAGGAACTCTGGGCCTTTACCGACAACCGCATCGCCGTGCGCTACGCCTACGAATGGCACGACGATTCGGGCAACTGGTTCCGCTCCTATGGCAATGAGAACTGGGAATTCGATGAACAGGGCCTGATGAGCAACCGGTATGCCTGCATCAACGACATGCCGATCAAGGAAAGCGAGCGCAAGTTCCACTGGCCGCTGGGACGCCGCCCGGACGATCATCCGGGCCTGTCCGAGCTGGGGCTGTAG
- the pssA gene encoding CDP-diacylglycerol--serine O-phosphatidyltransferase, whose amino-acid sequence MPSLFKRPLLPKLRSFALTADAVAILDGPAEFRRCLLEKIAQATRRIYIVALYLQQDEAGQEILDALHAAKAARPELEVVVVVDWLRAQRGLIGAKKQPGNSAWYQEQTRTHASEVPIYGVPVQTRELFGVLHLKGFVIDDCVLYSGASLNNVYLHKFDKYRYDRYHLLHNAALADSMHHLVQHGLIASKAVHRLDLPNLPSTRSLRNDIGDLRSRLKHAAYDTSAGSLDRHGLSVSPLLGVGKNNPLSRVIVELIASSRRQLTICTPYFNLPLGLTREINRALARGVRIDIIVGDKTANDFFIPPSEPFKIIAALPYLYEISLRRFARRHQRYIDSGLLNLHLWRDGDNSYHLKGMWVDERYTLLTGNNLNPRAFRLDLENALLLDDPKGELLAPRQAELEQIYRHTHRIERYLDLEALPDYPAAVAKFLKRVSRVRIERLLYRIL is encoded by the coding sequence ATGCCGTCGCTTTTCAAACGCCCCTTGCTGCCCAAGCTGCGCAGCTTTGCACTGACTGCCGATGCCGTGGCCATCCTCGATGGCCCGGCCGAATTCCGCCGCTGCCTGCTGGAGAAGATCGCCCAGGCTACCCGGCGCATCTACATCGTCGCCCTGTACCTGCAACAGGATGAGGCCGGCCAGGAAATCCTCGATGCCCTGCATGCCGCCAAGGCCGCGCGTCCCGAACTGGAAGTGGTCGTGGTGGTGGACTGGCTGCGGGCCCAGCGCGGGCTGATCGGCGCCAAGAAACAGCCGGGCAACTCGGCGTGGTACCAGGAGCAGACGCGCACCCATGCCAGTGAAGTGCCGATCTACGGCGTGCCGGTGCAGACCCGCGAGCTGTTCGGGGTGCTGCACCTCAAGGGGTTCGTGATCGACGATTGCGTGCTCTACAGCGGCGCGAGCCTGAACAATGTGTACCTGCACAAGTTCGACAAGTATCGCTACGACCGCTATCACCTGCTGCACAACGCCGCCCTGGCCGACTCGATGCACCATCTGGTGCAGCACGGCCTGATCGCGTCTAAGGCCGTGCACCGCCTGGACCTGCCGAACCTGCCCAGCACCCGCAGCCTGCGCAATGACATCGGCGACCTGCGCAGCCGGCTCAAGCACGCGGCCTACGACACCAGCGCCGGCAGCCTCGACAGGCACGGCCTGTCGGTCAGTCCGTTGCTGGGGGTGGGCAAGAACAATCCGTTGAGCCGGGTCATCGTCGAGCTGATCGCCAGCAGTCGTCGCCAACTGACGATCTGTACCCCGTACTTCAACCTGCCCCTGGGGCTGACCCGCGAGATCAACCGAGCCCTGGCCCGTGGCGTCAGGATCGACATCATCGTCGGCGACAAGACCGCCAACGACTTCTTCATCCCGCCGAGCGAGCCGTTCAAGATCATCGCCGCGTTGCCCTACCTGTATGAGATCAGCCTGCGGCGCTTCGCCAGGCGGCACCAGCGCTACATCGACAGCGGCCTGTTGAACCTGCACCTGTGGCGCGATGGCGACAACAGCTATCACCTCAAGGGCATGTGGGTCGACGAGCGCTATACCTTGCTGACCGGCAACAACCTCAACCCCCGGGCCTTTCGCCTGGACCTGGAAAACGCCTTGCTACTGGACGATCCCAAGGGCGAGCTGCTGGCACCACGCCAGGCCGAACTCGAACAGATCTACCGGCACACTCATCGGATCGAGCGCTACCTGGACCTGGAAGCCTTGCCGGATTACCCGGCGGCGGTGGCCAAGTTCCTCAAGCGGGTCAGCCGTGTGCGGATAGAACGGCTGCTCTACCGGATCCTGTGA
- a CDS encoding acetyl-CoA C-acyltransferase: protein MSNDPIVIVSAVRTPMGGFQGELKSLTAPQLGAAAIKAAVERAGIAPDAVEEVLFGCVLAAGQGQAPARQAALGAGLDKSTRCTTLNKMCGSGMEAAILAHDMLVAGSADVVVAGGMESMSNAPYLLDRARSGLRMGHGKVLDHMFLDGLEDAYDKGRLMGTFAEDCAQANGFSREAQDAFAIASTTRAQQAIKDGSFDAEIVPLQVMVGKEQVTVRHDEQPPKARIDKIASLKPAFREGGTVTAANASSISDGAAALVLMRQSQAVQRGLKPLAVIHGHAAFADTPSLFPTAPVGAVKKLMKKTGWSLDEVDLFEVNEAFAVVGLVTMGKLEIPHDKVNVHGGACALGHPIGASGARILVTLLSALRQKGLKRGVAAICIGGGEATAMAVECLY from the coding sequence ATGTCCAACGATCCGATTGTCATCGTCAGCGCTGTCCGCACCCCCATGGGCGGCTTCCAGGGCGAACTGAAAAGCCTGACCGCGCCACAGTTGGGGGCTGCCGCCATCAAGGCCGCCGTTGAACGTGCCGGTATCGCGCCGGACGCGGTCGAGGAAGTGCTGTTCGGTTGCGTGCTCGCCGCCGGCCAGGGCCAGGCGCCGGCACGCCAGGCGGCATTGGGGGCGGGGCTCGACAAGTCGACCCGCTGCACCACCCTCAACAAGATGTGTGGTTCGGGCATGGAGGCGGCGATCCTGGCCCATGACATGCTCGTGGCCGGCAGCGCCGATGTGGTCGTGGCCGGCGGCATGGAGAGCATGTCCAACGCGCCGTACCTGCTCGATCGCGCTCGCAGCGGCTTGCGCATGGGCCACGGCAAGGTGCTCGACCATATGTTCCTCGATGGCCTGGAGGATGCCTACGACAAGGGGCGCCTGATGGGAACCTTCGCCGAAGACTGTGCCCAAGCCAACGGCTTCAGTCGTGAGGCCCAGGATGCCTTCGCCATTGCGTCCACCACCCGTGCCCAGCAAGCAATCAAGGACGGCAGTTTCGATGCCGAGATCGTGCCGTTGCAGGTGATGGTCGGCAAGGAGCAGGTGACCGTGCGCCATGACGAGCAGCCGCCCAAGGCGCGGATCGACAAGATCGCCTCCCTCAAACCGGCTTTCCGCGAAGGCGGTACCGTGACGGCGGCCAATGCCAGTTCCATTTCCGACGGTGCCGCCGCGCTGGTGCTGATGCGCCAGAGCCAGGCTGTACAGCGCGGCTTGAAGCCGTTGGCGGTGATCCATGGGCATGCGGCATTCGCCGACACCCCGAGCCTGTTTCCCACGGCACCGGTCGGTGCGGTGAAGAAGCTGATGAAGAAAACCGGCTGGTCGCTGGATGAAGTCGACCTGTTCGAGGTCAACGAAGCCTTTGCGGTGGTAGGGCTGGTGACCATGGGCAAGCTGGAAATCCCCCACGACAAAGTCAACGTCCATGGCGGTGCGTGCGCATTGGGGCATCCGATCGGTGCGTCCGGCGCGCGGATCCTGGTGACCCTGCTTTCGGCCCTGCGCCAGAAAGGCCTCAAGCGCGGCGTCGCGGCCATCTGCATCGGTGGCGGCGAAGCCACGGCCATGGCTGTCGAATGCCTGTATTAA
- a CDS encoding TonB-dependent receptor, which yields MSVAVPLRFRPAVAGWRPLLNLSLMLSLSASPFFIATSQAEDASRRSYQVPAGSLSAALTRFAGLAGVNLSVDPSLVSGRNSPGLAGEYGVEEGFARLLQGSGLQLQPVGEQAYVLVPAPEGSSLQLAPTSILGAGATSGGDVYAGGQVARRGSQGLLGSRDFMETPFSMTTYTSETVKNQQARTLGDLIASDPSVRSTNPAGGRYEQFTIRGFSLFNSDVAYNGLYGVLPTYTIDMEMADRVDILKGPTQLINGISPRGSVGGGINVVPKRASDKPITSFTGNYASNNQLGGAVDVGRRFGEDNKFGIRFNGVKQSGDTEWDHQSVDREMAVLGLDFRGERLRLSTDIGHTERDTDAPQERVQVGANAQVPHASDVRDNYAQPWTKARTKDTFGTVNAEFDVNDAVMLYGGVGARKSNHDFLRHNVSVSNDAGDFTVQPRDFTRDENVRTATAGVRNWFHTGPVSHEVNLAASYFYMDFTNGGARYANGRSNLYDPVQTPTPSRPTRQDDKVYTENHFSGVALSDTLGFFDDRLLLTLGARWQRVEVDDWTNHVKGDTAYDEEKVSPSGGLLFKATDRLSLYANYMEGLSQGKIAPSTSINEDEIFPPFISRQVEVGAKYDAGPFALTAALFRIKQPAYATDATTRVFGPNGKRENSGVELSVFGEPIKGTRLLGGVMYIDSELTDTTGGAFDGNRAPATPKYNVNLGAEWDVPTMQGLTLTSRGIYSSSQYLDQSNVKEIDSWFRFDVGARYTFKVDEKNITLRANIENVADKRYWSSAGASDDSEPGLTLSTPRTYLLSATVDF from the coding sequence ATGTCCGTAGCAGTACCTTTGCGTTTTCGCCCGGCCGTTGCCGGCTGGCGTCCGCTGTTGAACCTGAGCCTGATGCTGAGCCTGAGTGCCAGCCCATTCTTCATCGCCACCAGCCAGGCCGAGGATGCGTCCCGGCGCAGCTACCAGGTGCCGGCCGGCAGCCTCAGCGCCGCACTGACCCGGTTCGCCGGTCTGGCGGGGGTCAACCTGTCGGTGGATCCGTCCCTGGTCAGCGGCCGCAACAGCCCCGGCCTCGCGGGCGAATACGGTGTTGAGGAGGGCTTTGCCCGTCTGCTGCAGGGCTCCGGCCTGCAATTGCAACCGGTGGGTGAACAGGCCTATGTCCTGGTGCCCGCGCCGGAAGGCAGCAGCCTGCAACTGGCGCCCACCTCGATTCTCGGAGCCGGTGCTACCTCGGGAGGCGACGTGTATGCCGGCGGCCAGGTGGCGCGTCGTGGCTCACAGGGCTTGCTGGGCTCGCGGGATTTCATGGAAACGCCGTTCAGCATGACCACCTACACCAGCGAGACGGTAAAGAACCAACAGGCGCGGACCCTGGGCGACCTGATCGCCAGCGACCCCTCGGTTCGTTCCACCAACCCGGCGGGTGGCCGCTATGAGCAATTCACCATCCGTGGTTTCAGTCTGTTCAACAGTGATGTGGCCTACAACGGTCTCTACGGTGTCTTGCCGACATACACCATCGACATGGAAATGGCCGACCGGGTCGATATCCTCAAGGGCCCGACCCAACTGATCAACGGAATCTCGCCACGTGGCAGCGTGGGCGGCGGCATCAACGTGGTGCCCAAGCGCGCGAGCGACAAGCCCATCACCTCGTTCACCGGCAACTACGCCTCCAACAACCAACTGGGCGGTGCGGTGGACGTCGGTCGGCGGTTCGGCGAAGACAACAAGTTCGGCATCCGCTTCAACGGCGTCAAGCAGTCCGGCGACACCGAGTGGGACCACCAGAGCGTGGATCGGGAGATGGCCGTGCTGGGCCTGGACTTCCGCGGCGAACGCCTGCGTCTGTCCACCGACATTGGTCATACCGAGCGCGATACGGATGCACCGCAGGAGCGCGTACAAGTGGGCGCCAATGCCCAGGTTCCCCATGCCAGCGACGTGCGCGACAACTATGCGCAGCCCTGGACCAAGGCGCGGACCAAAGACACCTTCGGTACGGTGAACGCCGAATTCGATGTCAACGATGCCGTGATGCTGTATGGCGGTGTCGGAGCGCGTAAAAGCAACCATGACTTCCTTCGCCATAACGTCTCGGTGAGCAATGACGCCGGCGACTTCACCGTTCAGCCACGGGATTTCACCCGGGACGAAAATGTCCGGACGGCCACGGCCGGGGTTCGCAACTGGTTCCACACCGGGCCGGTGAGCCATGAGGTCAACCTGGCCGCCAGTTATTTCTACATGGACTTCACCAATGGCGGCGCCCGCTATGCCAACGGCCGCAGCAACCTGTACGACCCGGTACAGACCCCGACCCCCAGCAGGCCTACGCGACAGGACGACAAGGTCTACACCGAGAACCACTTCAGCGGCGTGGCATTGTCCGACACCCTGGGCTTCTTCGATGACCGGCTGTTGTTGACCCTCGGTGCCCGGTGGCAGCGGGTGGAGGTGGATGACTGGACCAACCATGTCAAAGGCGACACGGCCTACGATGAAGAGAAGGTCTCGCCGTCGGGTGGCCTCCTGTTCAAGGCCACCGACAGACTGTCTTTGTATGCCAACTACATGGAAGGCCTGAGCCAGGGCAAGATCGCACCGTCGACCTCGATAAACGAGGACGAGATTTTCCCGCCGTTCATCAGTCGCCAGGTCGAAGTGGGGGCCAAGTATGACGCAGGTCCATTCGCCTTGACGGCGGCGCTGTTCCGGATCAAGCAGCCGGCCTATGCCACCGATGCCACCACCCGTGTCTTCGGACCCAATGGCAAGCGCGAGAACAGCGGCGTGGAACTGAGTGTCTTCGGTGAGCCGATCAAGGGCACCCGCCTGCTCGGAGGTGTGATGTACATCGACAGCGAGCTGACCGATACCACGGGCGGCGCTTTCGATGGCAACCGGGCCCCGGCCACCCCCAAATACAACGTCAACCTAGGAGCCGAGTGGGACGTGCCGACGATGCAGGGCCTGACCCTGACCAGTCGCGGCATCTATTCCAGCTCGCAATACCTGGACCAGTCCAACGTCAAGGAAATCGACTCCTGGTTCCGTTTCGACGTGGGCGCCCGCTATACATTCAAGGTCGACGAGAAGAACATCACCTTGCGCGCCAACATCGAGAACGTGGCGGACAAACGCTACTGGAGCTCGGCCGGTGCCTCGGACGACAGCGAACCAGGCTTGACGCTGTCGACGCCGCGCACCTACCTGCTGTCAGCGACCGTCGATTTCTGA
- a CDS encoding AraC family transcriptional regulator, with protein MSEKDTISIQLVREALLQSCAPGAAMDEVLNKVGIEPMSLDDPQARVPADAYARLWRLLARRLDDEFFGMDPRRLKSGSLAFLCQCAMAQPTLAAGLTAGLGFLSLMLEHLPAQWTRQQSLAEIVLLEDDREPRRAFTYFTYWMIVHGVTCWLAGRRIPILSIELRCPAPDFCDDYRVMFSQNLRFDRPRTRMIFAAECLDQPIRRNADELKRFLARAPANILVKYRDPQSLASRIRHDLRQLPAEQWPETEALAQQLCVSASTLRRRLAEEGQTYQGLKDSVRKELAIAWLAEPSISFVEIAARLGFADASSFYKAFRKWSGSNPGHYRSLILNEPH; from the coding sequence ATGTCCGAAAAAGACACCATCTCCATCCAGTTGGTGCGCGAAGCGCTGCTGCAAAGCTGCGCCCCCGGAGCGGCTATGGATGAAGTGCTGAACAAGGTCGGCATCGAGCCCATGTCGCTGGACGATCCCCAGGCCCGGGTCCCGGCCGATGCCTATGCGCGGCTCTGGCGGTTGCTGGCCAGGCGACTCGACGACGAGTTCTTCGGCATGGACCCGCGCCGGCTCAAGTCCGGCAGCCTGGCCTTTCTCTGCCAGTGCGCCATGGCCCAGCCCACCCTGGCCGCCGGGTTGACGGCGGGGCTGGGGTTCCTGTCGCTGATGCTCGAACACTTGCCGGCGCAGTGGACCCGCCAGCAGAGCCTGGCGGAAATCGTCCTGCTGGAGGACGACCGGGAGCCACGCCGGGCCTTCACCTATTTCACGTACTGGATGATCGTCCATGGTGTGACCTGCTGGCTGGCCGGGCGGCGCATCCCGATTCTTTCCATCGAACTGCGTTGCCCGGCGCCGGATTTCTGCGACGACTACCGTGTGATGTTTTCCCAGAACCTGCGCTTTGACCGGCCACGGACCCGGATGATCTTTGCCGCCGAATGCCTGGACCAGCCCATCCGGCGCAATGCCGATGAGCTCAAGCGCTTTCTCGCCCGCGCCCCGGCCAATATCCTGGTCAAATACCGCGACCCGCAAAGCCTCGCCAGCCGTATCAGGCACGACCTGCGCCAGCTGCCCGCCGAACAGTGGCCGGAAACCGAGGCCCTGGCCCAGCAGCTCTGCGTTTCCGCCTCGACCCTGCGTCGACGCCTGGCGGAGGAAGGGCAGACCTACCAGGGCCTCAAGGACAGCGTGCGCAAGGAACTGGCGATTGCCTGGCTGGCCGAGCCTTCCATCAGTTTCGTGGAGATCGCCGCGCGCCTGGGGTTTGCCGATGCCAGTTCGTTCTACAAGGCGTTTCGCAAGTGGTCCGGGTCCAACCCCGGGCATTATCGAAGCCTGATCCTCAACGAACCTCACTGA
- a CDS encoding AMP-binding protein: MRDYSSATSQFDYLNTVNAALHGSLEAMNACVECCDRHALPGRIALFWEGRDGSDATWTYRDLQDNAARFANFLLAQGVGKGDKVAGLLPRTAELLIVVLATWRIGAVYQPLFTAFGPKAIEHRLGSSGARMVVTDAVNRPKLADVDGCPTVVTVGGEKGRGIVRGDYSFWAEVDNHSSQCEPVMLTGEDPFLMMFTSGTTGPAKALSVPLKAIVAFQSYTRDAVDLRPEDAFWNVADPGWAYGIYFGVTGPLAMGHPITFYDGPFTLESTCRVINKYGITNLTGSPTAYRLLIAGGEQFARSIKGRLRVVSSAGEPLNPEVIRWFADHLDVVIHDHYGQTELGMVLCNHHGLEHPVHLGAAGFASPGHRIVVLDENQRELGVGQPGILAIDRSQSPMCWFAGYEGGPTKSFVGDYYLSGDTVEFNADGSISFVGRSDDVITTSGYRVGPFDVESALIEHPAVVEAAVIGKPDPERTELVKAFVVLGAQYRAAPELAEELRQYVRKRLAAHAYPREIEFVSDLPKTPSGKLQRFILRNQEIAKALGGVLS, translated from the coding sequence ATGCGCGATTACTCGTCCGCCACGTCGCAGTTCGATTACCTGAACACCGTCAATGCCGCGTTGCACGGCTCGCTCGAAGCAATGAACGCTTGCGTCGAATGTTGCGACCGGCATGCCTTGCCGGGACGCATCGCCTTGTTCTGGGAGGGACGCGACGGCAGCGACGCGACCTGGACCTACCGAGACCTGCAGGACAACGCCGCGCGTTTCGCCAATTTCCTGCTGGCCCAGGGCGTGGGCAAGGGCGACAAGGTGGCCGGGCTGCTGCCGCGCACCGCCGAATTGCTGATCGTGGTGCTTGCCACCTGGCGTATCGGTGCCGTCTATCAACCGCTATTCACCGCGTTCGGCCCCAAGGCCATCGAGCACCGCCTCGGGAGCTCGGGGGCACGCATGGTGGTCACCGACGCGGTCAACCGTCCCAAGCTCGCTGACGTCGATGGCTGTCCCACGGTGGTGACGGTGGGCGGCGAGAAAGGCCGGGGCATTGTGCGTGGCGACTACAGTTTCTGGGCCGAAGTGGACAACCATTCCAGCCAGTGCGAACCGGTGATGCTCACCGGCGAAGACCCGTTCCTGATGATGTTCACCTCCGGCACCACCGGGCCGGCCAAGGCCTTGTCCGTGCCGCTCAAGGCCATCGTGGCCTTCCAGAGCTACACCCGTGACGCCGTGGACCTGCGCCCCGAGGACGCTTTCTGGAATGTCGCCGATCCGGGCTGGGCCTATGGCATCTATTTCGGTGTGACCGGGCCGCTGGCCATGGGGCATCCGATCACCTTCTACGACGGCCCGTTCACCCTGGAAAGCACCTGCCGGGTGATCAACAAGTACGGCATCACCAACCTGACGGGCTCGCCCACGGCCTATCGCCTGTTGATTGCCGGAGGCGAGCAGTTCGCACGTTCGATCAAGGGCCGTCTGCGGGTCGTCAGCAGTGCCGGCGAGCCGCTGAACCCGGAAGTGATCCGCTGGTTCGCCGATCACCTCGATGTGGTGATCCATGACCACTACGGCCAGACCGAGCTGGGCATGGTGCTGTGCAACCACCACGGGCTGGAGCATCCGGTGCACCTGGGGGCGGCCGGCTTCGCCTCGCCGGGCCACCGGATCGTGGTGCTGGATGAAAACCAGCGGGAACTGGGGGTGGGGCAGCCAGGCATCCTCGCCATCGACCGCAGCCAGTCGCCGATGTGCTGGTTCGCCGGTTACGAGGGCGGTCCCACCAAGTCCTTCGTTGGCGACTACTACCTGAGCGGCGACACGGTGGAGTTCAACGCCGACGGCAGCATCAGTTTCGTCGGACGCAGCGACGACGTCATCACCACGTCCGGCTACCGCGTCGGCCCGTTCGACGTGGAAAGCGCGTTGATCGAGCACCCGGCGGTGGTGGAGGCGGCCGTGATCGGCAAGCCCGACCCGGAGCGGACCGAACTGGTGAAGGCTTTCGTGGTGCTGGGCGCCCAGTACCGTGCCGCGCCGGAACTGGCCGAAGAGTTGCGCCAGTACGTGCGCAAGCGCCTGGCGGCGCACGCCTATCCTCGTGAAATCGAATTTGTCAGTGATTTGCCGAAGACCCCGAGCGGCAAGTTGCAGCGCTTTATCTTGCGCAACCAAGAGATTGCCAAGGCTCTAGGGGGTGTTCTCAGTTAG